In Cyanobacterium stanieri LEGE 03274, one genomic interval encodes:
- a CDS encoding glycerate kinase: MNNEIIEQNIQIICREFNLVNDRKIKELYNNLWFPLALNLQEKFKEKSKPLLVGILGIQGTGKTTLSKILKFLLKQLNISSETISLDDFYKTYEERKQLQKFDPRLIWRGPPLTHDVSLAMGVLTSLLESRPVAIPRFDKSLHNGKGDRTLSSYNGNMALPNTTLLNNQISHNIDVIFFEGWFVGVQPIDENEFNNPPHPIISPADKKFARDCNQRLKEYLPLWKLIDYQIILNPLDYRYSLPWRQEAEAKMKAQGKTGMSNQEIQEFVEYFWKALHPELFIPKLIDNLSLTDSLVITIDKEHFCQDYMIRNTKQL, translated from the coding sequence ATGAATAATGAGATTATAGAACAAAATATTCAAATAATATGTAGAGAATTTAACTTAGTAAATGATCGAAAAATTAAAGAATTATATAATAACTTATGGTTTCCCCTTGCCCTCAATTTACAAGAAAAATTTAAAGAAAAATCAAAACCTTTATTAGTTGGTATTTTGGGAATTCAAGGAACAGGAAAAACAACCCTTAGTAAAATTTTAAAATTTTTATTAAAACAATTAAATATTAGTAGTGAAACAATTTCTCTTGATGACTTCTATAAAACCTACGAAGAAAGAAAACAATTACAAAAATTTGATCCTCGTTTAATTTGGCGTGGTCCTCCCCTCACCCATGATGTATCCTTAGCTATGGGGGTGTTAACGTCTTTGTTAGAGTCTCGCCCTGTGGCTATTCCTCGTTTCGATAAATCTTTGCATAATGGTAAGGGCGATCGCACTTTATCATCTTATAATGGCAATATGGCACTTCCCAACACAACCCTACTCAATAATCAAATAAGCCATAACATTGATGTCATCTTCTTTGAAGGTTGGTTTGTCGGTGTACAACCCATAGATGAAAATGAATTTAATAACCCTCCCCATCCCATTATTAGCCCCGCAGACAAAAAATTTGCCAGAGACTGCAACCAAAGACTAAAAGAATATTTGCCCCTATGGAAACTTATTGATTATCAAATTATATTGAACCCCTTAGACTATCGTTATAGCTTACCTTGGCGTCAAGAAGCCGAAGCAAAAATGAAAGCCCAAGGAAAAACAGGCATGAGTAATCAAGAAATTCAAGAATTTGTCGAATACTTTTGGAAAGCCCTACATCCAGAATTATTTATTCCAAAACTTATTGATAACTTATCCTTAACAGACTCATTAGTAATTACAATAGATAAAGAACATTTCTGTCAGGATTATATGATAAGAAATACTAAGCAACTATAG
- a CDS encoding ComF family protein produces the protein MIKSFLSFLFKSSCVLCERKTNDIICEYCHNQIISCEITNPLINTNKDYALFIWARYENYIKRAIFTFKYDNKVELGEVFGQFLARAWVDNKLRKKGKKITVVPIPLHRKKLEERGFNQAELVAKSFCEITGYNFLPNLLIRVKNTDAMFNLGTLERESNISQAFTIGKDYSRFNRQHSVIILDDIYTTGATVEEAIRVLKTLNIKVLGVVAIASSLTSINKK, from the coding sequence ATGATCAAGAGTTTTTTATCATTTTTATTTAAGTCTAGTTGTGTATTATGTGAACGGAAAACCAATGACATTATTTGTGAATATTGTCATAATCAGATAATCAGTTGTGAGATTACGAATCCTTTAATCAACACGAATAAGGATTATGCTTTATTTATTTGGGCTAGGTATGAAAATTATATTAAGAGGGCTATTTTTACTTTTAAGTATGATAATAAGGTCGAATTAGGAGAGGTTTTTGGACAGTTTCTGGCGAGGGCTTGGGTTGATAATAAGTTACGAAAAAAGGGTAAAAAAATTACTGTGGTGCCTATTCCTCTCCACAGAAAAAAGTTGGAGGAAAGGGGTTTTAATCAGGCAGAATTGGTGGCAAAGTCTTTTTGTGAAATTACTGGTTATAATTTTCTACCTAATTTATTGATAAGGGTTAAAAATACTGATGCGATGTTTAATTTAGGTACGTTAGAAAGAGAAAGTAATATTAGTCAAGCCTTTACTATAGGGAAGGATTATTCTCGATTTAATCGTCAGCATTCTGTTATTATTTTAGATGATATTTACACTACGGGGGCAACGGTGGAGGAGGCAATAAGGGTGCTTAAAACTCTTAATATTAAAGTTTTGGGGGTAGTTGCGATCGCCTCTAGTCTTACATCAATTAATAAGAAATAA
- a CDS encoding 3'-5' exonuclease, with the protein MYLTDKEEIKDIILDLKDTDILWLDTETADYKSNNPRISLVQVLAYADNVDGSRTYLFDVLNQRDLVDYFIEHIMVNESITKVFHNARYDLRFLGEGNAKNVFCTYNLAKNIPYYLLPIKSKSLKALTEHFTDFKDIDKGEQGGDWGVRPLSKNQLYYAQMDCVYLAQVYHHLVILEEFMNKREEEKSLDFLCERYKEIEEEWLFLDSEIKDLKEQIKRKMINDGIKNNDYFKLSESKTNTIKTNLQELVKLVNEGEVNLNFSVTLTKDIQTILGDNLNDLSTEIITKSSYRLTESK; encoded by the coding sequence ATGTATTTAACTGATAAAGAAGAAATTAAAGATATTATTCTTGATTTAAAGGATACGGATATACTTTGGCTTGATACGGAAACGGCTGATTATAAAAGTAATAATCCTCGAATTTCTTTAGTTCAAGTTTTGGCTTATGCTGATAATGTTGATGGTAGTAGAACGTATCTTTTTGATGTGTTAAATCAGAGGGATTTGGTTGACTATTTTATTGAACATATTATGGTTAATGAAAGCATTACTAAGGTTTTTCATAATGCTAGATACGATTTAAGATTTTTAGGAGAGGGGAATGCTAAAAACGTTTTTTGTACTTATAATTTAGCTAAAAATATTCCTTATTATCTTTTGCCTATTAAAAGTAAATCTCTTAAAGCATTGACGGAACATTTTACGGATTTTAAAGATATTGATAAAGGCGAACAAGGGGGAGATTGGGGGGTACGTCCTCTGAGTAAGAATCAATTATATTATGCTCAGATGGATTGTGTTTATTTGGCTCAGGTTTATCATCATTTAGTGATTTTAGAGGAATTTATGAATAAACGAGAAGAAGAAAAAAGCCTAGATTTTTTGTGTGAAAGATATAAGGAAATAGAGGAAGAATGGTTATTTTTGGATTCAGAGATTAAGGATTTGAAAGAGCAAATAAAACGTAAAATGATTAATGATGGGATAAAAAATAATGATTATTTTAAATTATCTGAAAGTAAAACAAATACTATCAAAACTAATTTACAAGAATTGGTAAAACTAGTTAATGAGGGAGAAGTTAATTTAAATTTTTCTGTTACTCTAACAAAGGATATTCAAACGATTTTGGGGGATAATTTAAATGATTTATCTACTGAGATAATTACTAAGAGTTCTTACCGTTTAACGGAGTCTAAATAG
- a CDS encoding alpha/beta hydrolase encodes MNLDTIIHNPPTGQEIKYIFVLLHGWGANYHDLSSLPPLLDLPHCQYIFPNAPYPHPHVSEGRAWYALENNNEGIKESVDTFYRWLITLEDKTNIPLSKTIVGGFSQGGAMSLDVGLQLPVAGVCSLSGYLHFEPRADRNPFPPTLICHGTNDPVVPIKGARDARQKLEAVGVEVEYKEYSMAHEIIPLEINVIRDFVLRQVQ; translated from the coding sequence ATGAATTTAGATACAATTATCCATAATCCTCCTACGGGGCAAGAAATTAAATATATTTTTGTTTTATTGCATGGTTGGGGGGCAAATTATCATGATTTATCGTCTTTACCTCCTCTATTAGATTTGCCCCATTGTCAATATATTTTTCCTAATGCACCATATCCCCATCCCCATGTATCTGAAGGTAGAGCTTGGTATGCCTTGGAAAACAATAACGAAGGTATTAAGGAAAGCGTTGATACTTTTTATCGTTGGTTAATAACCTTGGAGGATAAAACTAATATACCTCTGAGTAAAACTATTGTGGGAGGTTTTTCCCAAGGGGGAGCAATGAGTTTAGATGTGGGGTTACAATTACCTGTGGCGGGAGTGTGTAGCCTTAGTGGATATTTACATTTTGAGCCTAGGGCAGATAGAAATCCTTTTCCGCCTACTTTAATTTGTCATGGTACTAATGATCCTGTTGTGCCTATTAAGGGGGCAAGGGATGCTAGGCAAAAATTGGAGGCTGTGGGGGTAGAAGTGGAGTATAAGGAGTATTCTATGGCACATGAGATTATCCCTTTAGAAATTAACGTGATACGAGATTTTGTTTTAAGACAAGTTCAGTAA
- a CDS encoding lysophospholipid acyltransferase family protein translates to MISEQKQTHSPSHNHSSQITSEIAPWLSKIAYFLGKTTILPLFFKNITITGQENIPRNGAVIVAPTHRSRWDALVVPYAVGRLSSGRDLHFMVSANEMKGIQGWFIRRLGGFPVNTEHPGIESLNHSFELLSQGEMVVIFPEGGIFRTQEVQSLKRGVAKIALDTEEVKPEVQIKLLPVRVSYDQEIPRKGASVTINIGKPLIVKDYHISSQNPRRNSINLTQSLEEALKEL, encoded by the coding sequence ATGATTAGTGAACAAAAACAAACCCACTCCCCTAGCCATAATCATTCCTCCCAAATTACCTCAGAAATAGCCCCATGGTTAAGTAAAATCGCTTACTTTCTCGGCAAAACAACCATTCTCCCTCTATTCTTCAAAAATATAACCATTACAGGACAAGAAAACATTCCCCGCAACGGTGCGGTAATTGTCGCCCCCACCCACCGCTCTAGGTGGGATGCCCTTGTCGTACCCTACGCCGTAGGAAGACTATCTAGCGGTAGAGATCTTCATTTTATGGTATCCGCTAACGAAATGAAAGGCATTCAAGGTTGGTTTATCCGTCGATTAGGAGGATTTCCCGTTAACACCGAACACCCCGGCATCGAAAGCCTAAACCATAGTTTTGAGTTACTATCCCAAGGGGAAATGGTCGTTATCTTCCCCGAAGGCGGAATTTTCCGCACCCAAGAAGTACAATCCCTAAAAAGAGGAGTCGCAAAAATTGCCCTCGACACTGAAGAAGTAAAACCAGAAGTACAAATAAAACTCTTACCCGTCAGAGTTAGCTACGATCAAGAAATACCTAGAAAGGGAGCTAGTGTAACCATTAACATTGGTAAACCCTTAATAGTCAAAGATTATCATATTTCTTCTCAAAATCCTAGACGTAATAGCATTAACTTAACCCAAAGTTTAGAAGAAGCCCTCAAAGAGTTATAA
- a CDS encoding photosystem I reaction center subunit XI: MSTNVVHSGGDPQVGNLSTPINGSGFTKAFINGLPAYRKGLSPNRRGLEIGMAHGYFLYGPFALLGPLRDTDFGAQAGLLATIGLVAILTICLSIYSAVGVGKPTETLTTPQVPAELATKEGWSEFASGFLLGASGGAFFAFFLCQTTYLQPLIEAAKNVW, from the coding sequence ATGAGTACTAACGTAGTTCATTCTGGTGGCGATCCTCAAGTAGGAAATCTTAGCACTCCTATTAACGGATCTGGTTTTACAAAAGCATTTATTAATGGTTTACCTGCTTATCGCAAGGGTTTGTCCCCTAACCGTCGTGGCTTAGAAATTGGCATGGCCCATGGTTATTTCCTCTATGGACCTTTTGCTTTATTAGGGCCTTTAAGAGATACTGATTTTGGTGCGCAAGCTGGTTTGTTGGCAACCATTGGCTTAGTTGCTATTTTAACAATTTGTTTGTCTATTTATAGTGCTGTAGGGGTTGGTAAACCTACTGAAACTCTTACCACTCCTCAAGTTCCCGCTGAATTAGCAACCAAAGAAGGTTGGAGCGAGTTTGCTTCTGGTTTCCTTCTCGGTGCTTCTGGTGGTGCTTTTTTTGCTTTTTTCCTCTGTCAAACTACTTATTTACAGCCTTTAATTGAAGCGGCCAAAAATGTTTGGTAA
- a CDS encoding photosystem I reaction center subunit VIII has translation MLGEYAASFLPSILVPAVGLVMPAVAMALLFLQIEAEA, from the coding sequence ATGCTTGGAGAATACGCAGCTTCTTTCTTACCATCCATTTTAGTTCCCGCTGTAGGTTTAGTTATGCCCGCAGTAGCCATGGCACTATTATTTTTACAAATTGAAGCAGAGGCATAA
- the mdh gene encoding malate dehydrogenase, with protein sequence MAESIYLSSCNKLAKVSIIGAGNVGRTLSQRLIERNLADVCLLDIVEGLPQGIALDLTEAQGLQSHHCEIMGTNDYADTKDSDIVVITAGVARKPGMSRDDLLKINAKIVTEATQKSLHYSPDAIYLVVTNPLDVMTYLVWKTSGLPHERVMGMAGVLDSARLETFIAFELGVSIHDVQGMVLGGHGDLMLPIPRYCTVSGIPITELLSPETIDKLIQRTRDGGAEIVRLLKTGSAYYAPASSACYMIESILFNQSRLLTAAAYVQGEYGLNDLFLGVPCRLGSNGIEQILEIKLTTEEREILQKSAKAVRSSINMALSK encoded by the coding sequence ATGGCAGAATCCATTTACCTCTCATCCTGTAACAAACTCGCCAAAGTATCCATTATTGGAGCGGGAAACGTAGGGCGCACCCTTTCCCAACGACTAATAGAAAGAAACTTAGCTGATGTCTGTCTTTTGGATATTGTGGAAGGTTTACCCCAAGGCATCGCCCTTGATTTAACAGAAGCTCAGGGGTTACAATCCCATCACTGCGAGATCATGGGTACTAACGATTATGCAGATACCAAAGATTCAGATATTGTAGTAATTACCGCAGGGGTTGCCCGAAAACCTGGAATGAGTCGAGATGATTTATTAAAAATCAATGCCAAAATCGTCACTGAAGCCACTCAAAAATCCCTCCATTACTCTCCCGATGCCATTTATTTAGTCGTTACCAACCCTTTAGATGTAATGACTTATTTGGTGTGGAAAACCAGCGGTTTGCCCCATGAAAGGGTTATGGGCATGGCAGGGGTGTTGGATTCTGCAAGGTTAGAAACTTTTATTGCCTTTGAATTGGGGGTATCTATTCACGATGTGCAGGGGATGGTATTAGGAGGGCATGGGGATTTAATGTTACCAATTCCCCGTTATTGTACCGTTAGCGGTATTCCTATTACGGAGTTATTATCACCCGAAACCATTGATAAGTTAATCCAGCGCACCCGGGATGGGGGAGCGGAAATTGTCCGTTTACTCAAGACGGGTAGTGCTTATTATGCCCCTGCCTCTTCGGCTTGTTATATGATTGAGTCGATTTTGTTTAATCAATCTCGGTTGCTGACGGCGGCGGCTTATGTGCAGGGAGAATATGGTTTGAATGATTTATTTTTGGGTGTACCTTGTCGCCTTGGTAGTAACGGAATCGAGCAGATTTTAGAGATTAAGTTAACGACGGAGGAAAGGGAAATCTTACAAAAATCGGCGAAGGCAGTGCGTAGTAGTATTAATATGGCTTTGAGTAAGTAA
- a CDS encoding NAD(P)H-quinone oxidoreductase subunit O gives MAGKIKKGSFVKAIKEKLENSLEAKASDSRFPSYIFESKGEILDLNDEYALVKFYTPTPNVWFRLDHLEVIE, from the coding sequence ATGGCAGGTAAAATCAAAAAAGGATCCTTTGTAAAAGCAATCAAAGAAAAATTAGAAAACAGTCTCGAAGCCAAAGCCAGTGATAGCCGTTTTCCTAGCTACATATTTGAGAGTAAAGGAGAAATCCTTGACTTAAACGATGAATATGCCCTAGTCAAATTTTACACCCCTACCCCCAATGTTTGGTTTCGTCTCGATCATTTAGAAGTCATCGAATAA
- the mutL gene encoding DNA mismatch repair endonuclease MutL: protein MLIQKLPIDVIKLIAAGEVIDSLSAVVRELAENSLDAGAGRIVISIQPSLWRVQVADNGRGMDRDDLFLCTQAHTTSKIKDYNDLHRINTLGFRGEALHSIAQLADVKIVSRVADDCGYEICCHDNHCSTINPVAIAPGTIITVENLFKNIPLRRQANPPFKQQIKQIQTLIGQLSLCHPQVTWQLFVDDKLTLYIHGDNEIKKILSQLSKTIKYHDLTSQQITINTPEENSLSHLDLVLGLPDRLSRPRPDWVKIGLNGRVIKSPELESSIYSAFHRTLGRDRFPVIFLHLKTSPRQIDWNRHPAKAEIYLHNLDFWQEQIISAINNIFKITDNNINQKIPNSRVENILKVAENKALYHIEEKPKKIDKKESLGLINLQVIAQSRNTYIIAEHDQGMWLIEQHIAHERILYEQLQDNWQLMPLSQPIILENLLSKQIEQLTHLQLDIESFGENLWAVRNIPQMLAQRNDMADALMELSWGGNVDNAMVAVACRSAIRNGTKLTIEQMQDIVDRWKMTRNPHTCPHGRPIYLSLEESSLYRFFRRHWVLGKSHGI from the coding sequence ATGTTAATTCAAAAACTTCCGATAGATGTCATTAAACTTATTGCTGCGGGGGAGGTAATAGACTCTCTGAGTGCGGTGGTAAGGGAGTTGGCAGAAAATAGTTTGGATGCTGGGGCAGGGCGTATTGTGATTTCGATTCAGCCTTCTTTGTGGCGGGTGCAGGTGGCGGATAATGGTAGGGGTATGGATAGGGATGATCTTTTTTTGTGTACCCAAGCCCATACTACCAGTAAAATTAAGGATTATAACGACTTACATCGTATTAATACCCTTGGTTTTCGGGGGGAGGCTTTACATAGTATTGCTCAATTGGCGGATGTGAAAATTGTTAGTCGGGTGGCGGATGATTGTGGTTATGAAATTTGTTGCCATGATAATCATTGTAGTACCATAAATCCCGTGGCGATCGCCCCCGGAACTATTATTACGGTGGAAAACTTATTTAAAAATATTCCCCTGCGTCGCCAAGCCAATCCCCCTTTTAAACAACAAATAAAACAAATTCAAACCCTCATCGGACAACTTTCTTTATGTCATCCTCAGGTAACTTGGCAACTATTTGTAGATGATAAATTAACCCTTTATATCCATGGTGATAATGAAATAAAAAAAATTCTTTCTCAACTATCTAAAACTATTAAATATCATGATTTAACTTCCCAACAAATAACCATCAATACTCCCGAGGAAAATAGTTTATCACACCTTGATTTAGTCTTAGGATTACCCGATCGCCTTTCTCGCCCCCGTCCTGATTGGGTCAAAATAGGATTGAATGGTAGGGTTATCAAATCCCCTGAATTAGAATCATCCATCTATTCCGCTTTTCATCGTACCCTAGGGCGCGATCGTTTTCCCGTAATCTTTTTACACCTCAAAACTTCCCCCCGACAAATAGACTGGAATCGACACCCTGCTAAGGCAGAAATTTATTTACATAACCTCGATTTTTGGCAAGAACAAATCATATCAGCTATTAACAATATTTTTAAAATTACCGATAATAATATAAATCAAAAAATTCCCAATTCAAGGGTAGAAAACATCCTAAAAGTAGCAGAAAATAAAGCCCTTTATCACATAGAAGAAAAACCCAAAAAAATTGATAAAAAAGAAAGTCTCGGTTTAATCAACTTACAAGTAATCGCCCAATCGAGAAATACTTATATTATCGCTGAACATGATCAAGGAATGTGGTTAATAGAACAACACATTGCCCACGAAAGGATACTATACGAACAATTACAAGATAACTGGCAATTAATGCCCCTTTCTCAACCCATCATCCTTGAAAATCTGTTGTCCAAACAAATCGAACAATTAACCCATCTTCAACTAGATATAGAAAGTTTTGGCGAAAATCTATGGGCAGTGCGTAACATACCTCAAATGTTAGCCCAAAGGAATGATATGGCAGATGCGTTGATGGAGTTAAGCTGGGGAGGAAATGTCGATAATGCCATGGTGGCCGTTGCCTGTCGTAGTGCCATTCGTAACGGTACAAAATTGACCATAGAACAAATGCAAGACATCGTAGATAGATGGAAAATGACCAGAAACCCCCATACTTGCCCCCATGGACGCCCTATTTATTTATCCCTTGAGGAATCATCGTTATATCGTTTTTTCCGTCGTCATTGGGTATTAGGTAAAAGCCACGGTATTTAA
- a CDS encoding TIGR00341 family protein — MNQSNLRQQVQNFVAEWFNRKKVRALWRWLKLSVNRILPRVSATRIAKLHQELTSDSRWGVDYILCTIASCLIASFGLLSNSAAVIIGAMIVAPLMLPLRGLAFSACEGDYRLFEKSILSLVGATFLALLLSWFIAVVVALPDVGSEIVARTEPTLIDLGIAISAGLISGFGKVRSGISDTLAGTAIAVALMPPLCVVGISLASGLYGYATGAFLLYITNLLGITLACMVAFILSGYTKATKALGWASITTAFLVIPLGASFFQLIQQQQIEKEINRQLANETITVGQDVEAVKVGIIWTQKPPLINVTMQTDKEITPRQVELVRDYVSVRMNRDFELVFYIVPVKRVTREVEADFPVNNSNVFEDFDQNSNFSIPQGNNSPRFRVEGE, encoded by the coding sequence ATGAATCAATCTAACCTTCGGCAACAGGTACAAAATTTCGTAGCGGAATGGTTTAACCGTAAAAAAGTTCGGGCGCTTTGGCGCTGGCTTAAATTATCCGTAAATCGTATTTTACCCCGTGTTTCTGCTACCCGCATCGCTAAGTTACATCAAGAGTTAACCAGTGATTCTCGTTGGGGGGTTGACTATATTTTATGTACCATTGCTTCTTGTCTAATTGCTTCTTTTGGGTTACTTAGTAATAGTGCAGCGGTGATTATTGGGGCGATGATTGTTGCCCCGTTGATGTTACCTTTACGGGGGTTAGCTTTTTCTGCTTGTGAGGGAGATTATCGACTATTTGAAAAGTCTATTCTTTCTTTGGTGGGGGCTACTTTTTTAGCTCTTTTATTGTCTTGGTTTATTGCGGTGGTGGTGGCTTTACCCGATGTGGGTTCGGAAATTGTGGCTCGAACTGAGCCTACCCTCATTGATTTGGGTATTGCCATTAGTGCAGGGTTAATTAGTGGTTTTGGTAAGGTGCGATCGGGGATTAGTGATACTTTGGCAGGAACTGCGATCGCCGTTGCCCTCATGCCTCCTTTATGTGTGGTGGGAATATCCCTTGCTTCGGGTTTGTATGGTTATGCCACAGGGGCTTTCTTATTATATATTACTAATTTATTAGGTATTACCCTTGCTTGTATGGTGGCTTTTATACTTTCAGGCTACACTAAAGCCACAAAAGCCCTTGGATGGGCAAGTATTACCACTGCTTTTTTAGTTATCCCCCTAGGGGCTAGTTTTTTTCAGTTAATTCAACAACAACAAATAGAGAAAGAAATTAACCGTCAGTTAGCCAATGAAACCATTACGGTGGGGCAAGATGTAGAAGCGGTTAAGGTGGGCATTATCTGGACACAAAAACCACCTCTTATTAATGTAACAATGCAAACAGACAAGGAAATTACCCCCCGACAAGTGGAGTTGGTGCGAGATTATGTTAGCGTGAGGATGAATCGGGATTTTGAGTTAGTTTTTTATATTGTCCCCGTGAAAAGGGTTACGAGGGAGGTTGAGGCAGATTTTCCCGTAAATAACTCTAACGTTTTTGAAGATTTTGACCAAAATTCTAATTTTTCTATTCCTCAGGGTAATAATAGCCCCAGATTTAGAGTCGAAGGAGAATAG
- a CDS encoding vWA domain-containing protein encodes MKPLLKARLNDNNLSAENTSTQRQLEISVQAVKDSSLNRLPLNLCIILDHSGSMVGKPLENVKQAAIALIEKLNQEDRVSVVGFNHQATVVVNSQPVADLETIKTQINQLRADGGTAIDEGMKLGIQQINLGKENRVSQILLLTDGENEHGSNEKCLKLAKMSSEYNITLNAMGFGNNWNQKVLEAISDCANGTLTHIEFAEQAKDEFQKLLTRMESVGLTNAFLIMELGEDVRMAELKPMAQVAPETVELEPQREDDYTNKYTVRLGDLMTTERIILTNLYLGKLSLGSQAIAKIKVQYDDIKGQTMTSEEIPVNIQVQAQYQPQNDAEIQKSLLTLAKYRQTRLAQEKIEQGDNKGAATLLQNAAKTALQLGDQSGATVLQTSATRLQTGQKLSESEKKKTQMAAKTTLQL; translated from the coding sequence ATGAAACCTTTACTAAAAGCAAGACTTAATGACAATAACCTTTCGGCGGAAAACACTAGCACTCAAAGACAATTAGAAATTAGTGTTCAGGCGGTGAAAGATTCTTCTTTAAATCGTTTACCTCTTAATTTATGTATTATTTTGGATCATAGCGGTTCAATGGTGGGTAAACCGTTAGAAAATGTAAAACAAGCGGCGATCGCCCTTATCGAGAAATTAAACCAAGAAGATCGAGTTTCGGTGGTGGGTTTTAACCATCAAGCGACAGTGGTAGTCAATAGTCAACCCGTTGCCGATTTAGAAACCATCAAAACCCAAATCAACCAACTACGTGCCGATGGAGGCACAGCCATTGATGAGGGCATGAAACTAGGAATCCAACAAATTAATTTAGGAAAAGAAAATCGAGTTTCTCAAATTTTACTCCTTACCGATGGGGAAAATGAGCATGGTAGTAATGAAAAATGTTTAAAACTTGCCAAAATGTCTTCGGAATATAATATTACCCTCAATGCCATGGGCTTCGGTAATAATTGGAATCAAAAAGTATTAGAGGCCATTAGTGATTGTGCCAATGGTACTTTAACCCATATTGAATTTGCTGAACAAGCCAAAGATGAATTTCAAAAACTGTTAACCCGCATGGAGTCGGTGGGTTTAACCAATGCTTTCTTGATTATGGAATTAGGGGAAGATGTACGCATGGCAGAATTAAAACCCATGGCCCAAGTAGCCCCCGAAACCGTGGAATTAGAACCCCAACGGGAAGATGATTACACTAATAAATATACCGTGCGTTTAGGGGATTTAATGACCACAGAAAGGATTATTTTAACTAATCTTTATCTCGGTAAACTTTCCCTTGGTTCACAGGCGATCGCCAAGATTAAGGTACAATATGACGACATAAAAGGGCAAACCATGACCTCCGAGGAAATTCCCGTTAATATTCAAGTACAAGCCCAATATCAACCCCAAAACGATGCAGAAATTCAAAAATCATTACTTACCCTAGCTAAATATCGCCAAACCCGCCTAGCCCAAGAAAAAATTGAACAGGGAGACAATAAAGGTGCGGCTACCCTGCTCCAAAATGCCGCTAAAACCGCTTTGCAACTAGGGGATCAAAGTGGTGCAACCGTGCTACAAACCAGCGCTACCCGTTTACAAACAGGGCAGAAGTTGTCGGAGTCTGAGAAGAAAAAAACTCAGATGGCAGCGAAAACAACCTTACAATTATAA